One window of Nocardia sp. NBC_00508 genomic DNA carries:
- a CDS encoding fatty acid synthase subunit beta domain-containing protein encodes MTINESTKTGAGQSAKVVAAAGKAAPGGARSPLLDRLLGGVPYALAFGGQGAQWLNELEEIGRDSALEPELTALVNEAAALLEPVAAQLLVVRPVGFDPIGWMLENELADTEEGETSAAPSEQVLRSAAVSMPGVLLTQVAAVRALRLQGLDAAEQAPAAIVGHSQGLLAAAAVDAGGTRDAELLAIAQMIGAAAGLVARRRGLMPVGDRSPMVAVSNVDPERLSAVVAQVCEGIDPAAAVVVSIRNGRRRAVLSGPPAQLERVRQRCAQLHDEQARERDAKVRGGSVFAPVFEDVAVDVAFHHPALADTVDLVSSWATQCDLDAELAGGLARQILVDPIDWVDIVEGVVSAGAQWILDLGPGDLLSRITAGTLKGSGVGMVAAATRAGQRSLLTPGAAPEPATPWSAFAPRPVRLPNGRIVVETAFTKLTGRSPVLLAGMTPTTVDAKIVAAAANAGHWAELAGGGQVTEQIFADRVDELKKLLHPGRAVQFNSLFLDPYLWKLQLGGKRLVQRARAAGAPFDGVIVTAGIPELEEAVALIRELTEVGIAHVAFKPGTVAQIRAVLRIADEVPDYPVIMHIEGGKAGGHHSWEDLDDLLLATYAELRNRANVVVCVGGGIGTPERATEYLTGEWAVPHGYPVMPLDGVLVGTAAMATLEATTAPEVKQLLVDTPGTPDWVGAGTASGGMASGRSQLGADIHEIDNAASRTGRLLDEVAGDADAVAARRDEIIAALNATAKPYFGDLTTMTYQEWLERYVELAVGLDHRKDFDCGTDLGDAIAEATRSVWLDITWRDRFAEMMRRTESRLHPADRGEIPTLFASDEDFEDPLAALSTLKNQYSASARTLLHPADVPFFVSLCKTPGKPVNFVPVVDADVRRWWRSDSLWQAHDPRYSADQVCVIPGTVSVAGITRVDEPVGELLDRFEQDTAYSLVRAGVVPAAVDARRTAGVTTGPIDAVLAALDVQWAGRTTISPVHRLGDLAEWIVDGKGATHPPSGATLAETTGPEPEHSYLELTVPLLADNAVRIRITVPASVYNGGAPVVTEADADEAMSALLAVAAGQALPEVKGRVAHVNLAWTPDLIADHAGVTGSGLPATLSTLGRTAPDVLVGACWPAVFAVLGAARTANGESVIEGMLDLVHLDHQIHISGELPAETSVLAVRAEAGETLDTDLGRVVEVSVRITAMLDKPETGMSMPVLATLTERFAIRGRNGAGELTDPPRAAGTLSEAATDTPRRRRRDITIVAPRTMHAFAAVSGDHNPIHTSDSAAKLAGLGSPIVHGMWLSAAAQHAVSAVDPASSIPARTLTAWTTRFLGMVRPGAEIDVRVERVAVDAGSEIVEVSCRTGGDLVMTATGRTAAPKTVYAFPGQGIQRKGMGLDARARSKAAKEIWERADKHSRAALGFSILAVVRDNPTYLKARGVEHRHPDGVLHLTQFTQVAMATLGVAQVAELREAGAFVEGAIFAGHSVGEYNALAAVAGVLPLEALLEVVFQRGSAMHELVPRDAQGRSDYRMAAIRPSQIGLADQDVVEFVTGVGERVGEFLEVVNLNLRGSQYAIAGTVAGLEALEQEIDRRRAEFGGKRAFILVPGIDVPFHSTVLRKGVPEFRQKLEQLLPADLHPEILLGRYIPNLVPRPFSLERAFIQEIADLVPSEPLTALLADFDSWAARPADLCRVVLIELLAWQFASPVRWIETQDLLFTDAAYGGLGVERFVEIGLAATPTVANLAGQTLKLPAFGGAKVEVLNIEREAAIVYATDNDPASIDEPIEEPTAAAPAPAAAAAPVAAPAPSSAGPRPDDIAFTAADATRVLIALWTKLRLDQIGPVDTIEGLCDGVSSRRNQLLVDLGSELSLGAIDGAADADMGALSATVERLARTYRPFGTVLADAIGDHLRKVFGPSGKRPAAIAERVTKVWELGDGWASHVTAEVSLGTREGTSVRGGDLGGLVSGSLSDAASVDGAIDAAVQAVAARRGVAVSLPSAGGGGGATVDAAALGEFTEQITGRDGVLATAARVVLEQLGLAERISAPDAKDDSLVDLVAAELGSDWPRLVAPAFDARKAVLLDDRWATAREDLARLWLADDAGSANGPVIGFLGAGEAVAAQADWWRERAMHEARSVLAGLYERIAEAARSAGEPGLWSSDVAVITGASKGSIAAAVTGKLLSGGATVVVTTSTLNDERLGFYRKLYRDNARHGAALWIVPANMASYQDIDALIDWVGTEQVDNAGGAKIKIKDAMTPTLLLPFAAPRVAGDLADAGARAELEMRVLLWSVERLIGGLSKLGADHDVDAKLHVVLPGSPNRGMFGGDGAYGESKAALDAVVAKWRAEKSWSARVTLVHALIGWVRGTGLMGHNDPMVTAVEKAGVQTWSTTEMADELLKWCTSRARQVTAAGPQQIDLTGGLARAKLDLPALAKQAAEQAEPETAADAEKTIAALPAPPTMSSALPVPEWGEVTADPADMVVIVGAGELGPYGSARTRFEIEVSDALSAAGVLELAWTTGLVTWENDPKPGWYDTASGDYVPEHELAERYHDAVVARCGVRRYEDDGAMTDNSAPLMTSVFLDQDLSFTVGGEAEARAFHAAAPEHTVITPVPDSGDWTVTRKAGTEIRVPRRAKLSRTVGGQIPTGWDPTIWGISADMAASVDRVALWNVVCTVDAFISSGFSPAELMSWVHPSLVANTQGTGMGGMTSMRSLYVDNLLGEPRPNDILQEALPNVALAHVVQSYVGSYGAMVHPVAACATAAVSVEEGVDKIRLGKAELVVAGGYDDLGIEGIVGFGDMSATADSAAMSAKGISDRYFSRANDRRRGGFVESQGGGTVLLARGDIALELGLPVLGVVAYAQSFADGVHTSIPAPGLGALGAGRGGRESRFVAELRKLGVRPDDIAVISKHDTSTAANDPNESELHERLAAAIGRTDGAPLFVVSQKSLTGHAKGGAAAFQLIGLCQVLESGAIPPNRSLDCVDDKMREYPHLVWVREPLHFGDRLPLKAGLVTSLGFGHVSGLLAVVHPQAFIQAIEPGKREEYRRKAQERQLSGRQRFVEAMCGGAPLYERPADRRLGGEGTPTKRIRQLEADVLLSPDARLAEDGAYRANGLGCA; translated from the coding sequence TTGACGATCAACGAGAGCACCAAGACCGGGGCCGGACAGAGCGCGAAGGTGGTCGCGGCCGCCGGGAAGGCCGCGCCGGGCGGGGCGCGGTCGCCGCTGTTGGATCGTCTGCTCGGCGGCGTGCCGTACGCGCTCGCCTTCGGTGGACAGGGTGCCCAGTGGCTGAACGAGCTGGAGGAGATCGGGCGCGACAGCGCGCTGGAGCCGGAGCTGACCGCACTGGTCAACGAGGCGGCCGCGCTGCTGGAACCCGTTGCGGCGCAGTTGCTGGTGGTGCGGCCGGTCGGCTTCGACCCGATCGGCTGGATGCTGGAGAACGAGCTCGCCGACACCGAGGAGGGCGAGACCTCGGCGGCCCCGTCCGAGCAGGTGCTGCGTTCGGCCGCGGTGTCCATGCCGGGCGTGCTGTTGACCCAGGTGGCGGCCGTGCGGGCCCTGCGGCTGCAGGGGCTGGACGCGGCCGAGCAGGCACCGGCCGCGATCGTCGGGCACTCGCAGGGGTTGCTCGCGGCGGCCGCGGTCGATGCGGGCGGCACACGTGACGCGGAGCTGCTGGCGATCGCCCAGATGATCGGCGCCGCAGCGGGTTTGGTGGCGCGCAGGCGCGGGCTGATGCCGGTGGGCGATCGGTCGCCGATGGTCGCGGTCTCGAACGTCGACCCCGAGCGGCTGAGCGCCGTCGTGGCCCAGGTGTGCGAGGGAATTGATCCGGCCGCGGCCGTCGTGGTCTCGATCCGCAACGGACGTCGCCGCGCTGTGCTGTCGGGCCCGCCCGCGCAACTGGAGCGGGTGCGTCAGCGGTGCGCGCAGCTCCACGACGAGCAGGCGCGCGAGCGCGACGCCAAGGTGCGCGGTGGCTCGGTATTCGCTCCCGTCTTCGAGGACGTGGCCGTGGATGTGGCGTTCCATCACCCCGCGCTGGCCGACACGGTCGACCTGGTGAGCAGCTGGGCCACCCAGTGCGACCTGGACGCCGAGCTGGCCGGCGGGCTGGCACGGCAGATCCTCGTCGACCCGATCGACTGGGTGGACATCGTCGAGGGTGTTGTTTCGGCGGGCGCGCAATGGATCCTGGACCTGGGTCCGGGCGATCTGCTGTCCCGCATCACGGCGGGCACGCTGAAGGGCAGCGGCGTCGGCATGGTCGCGGCCGCCACCCGCGCCGGACAGCGCAGCCTGCTCACCCCGGGCGCGGCGCCGGAACCGGCGACACCGTGGTCGGCGTTCGCGCCGCGACCGGTGCGGCTGCCCAACGGGCGCATCGTCGTCGAGACCGCGTTCACCAAGCTGACCGGCCGCTCGCCGGTCCTGCTCGCGGGCATGACACCCACCACCGTCGACGCGAAGATCGTCGCCGCAGCGGCCAACGCCGGTCACTGGGCGGAGCTGGCCGGCGGCGGCCAGGTGACCGAGCAGATCTTCGCCGACCGGGTGGACGAGCTGAAGAAGCTGCTGCACCCGGGCCGCGCGGTGCAGTTCAACTCGCTGTTCCTCGACCCCTACCTGTGGAAGCTGCAGCTGGGCGGCAAGCGACTGGTACAGCGGGCCCGCGCGGCGGGCGCTCCGTTCGATGGCGTCATCGTGACCGCGGGGATTCCGGAGCTGGAGGAAGCCGTCGCGCTGATCCGAGAACTCACCGAGGTCGGCATCGCACACGTCGCGTTCAAACCGGGCACCGTCGCGCAGATTCGCGCGGTGCTGCGGATCGCCGACGAGGTGCCGGACTACCCGGTGATCATGCACATCGAGGGCGGCAAGGCCGGTGGCCATCACTCCTGGGAGGACTTGGACGACCTGCTGCTGGCCACCTATGCCGAGCTGCGCAACCGCGCGAACGTCGTGGTGTGCGTCGGTGGTGGCATCGGAACCCCCGAGCGCGCGACGGAATACCTCACCGGTGAGTGGGCGGTGCCGCACGGCTACCCCGTCATGCCGCTGGACGGCGTGCTGGTCGGCACCGCGGCCATGGCGACGCTGGAGGCCACCACCGCACCGGAAGTCAAGCAATTGCTGGTGGACACCCCCGGCACGCCGGATTGGGTCGGTGCGGGTACCGCGTCCGGCGGAATGGCCTCGGGCCGTAGTCAATTGGGCGCCGACATCCACGAGATCGACAACGCCGCCTCGCGCACCGGCCGCCTGCTCGACGAGGTCGCCGGTGACGCCGACGCCGTCGCCGCGCGCCGGGACGAGATCATCGCGGCGCTGAACGCGACCGCCAAACCGTACTTCGGCGACCTGACCACCATGACCTACCAGGAATGGCTGGAGCGCTACGTCGAACTCGCCGTCGGCCTGGACCACCGCAAGGACTTCGACTGCGGCACCGACCTCGGCGACGCCATCGCCGAGGCCACCCGCTCGGTCTGGCTCGACATCACCTGGCGCGACCGGTTCGCGGAGATGATGCGCCGCACCGAATCCCGGCTGCATCCGGCCGACCGCGGCGAGATCCCCACGCTGTTCGCGAGCGACGAGGACTTCGAGGACCCGCTCGCCGCCCTGTCCACGTTGAAGAACCAGTACTCTGCTTCGGCTCGGACTCTGCTGCACCCCGCCGACGTCCCGTTCTTCGTATCGCTGTGCAAGACCCCGGGTAAGCCGGTGAACTTCGTGCCGGTCGTCGACGCCGACGTGCGCCGCTGGTGGCGTTCGGATTCGCTGTGGCAGGCGCATGATCCGCGCTACTCGGCCGATCAGGTGTGCGTCATCCCGGGCACCGTCTCGGTCGCCGGCATCACCCGGGTCGATGAGCCGGTCGGCGAGCTGCTGGACCGCTTCGAGCAGGACACCGCGTACTCGCTGGTGCGCGCAGGCGTGGTGCCCGCCGCCGTGGACGCGCGCCGCACCGCTGGCGTCACCACCGGCCCGATCGACGCCGTGCTGGCCGCCCTCGACGTCCAGTGGGCCGGGCGCACCACCATCAGCCCGGTGCACCGGCTCGGCGATCTGGCGGAATGGATCGTCGACGGGAAGGGCGCGACGCATCCGCCCAGCGGTGCGACGCTGGCCGAGACCACAGGACCCGAGCCGGAGCACTCCTACCTCGAGCTGACCGTTCCGTTGCTGGCCGACAACGCGGTGCGCATCCGGATCACCGTCCCGGCCTCTGTATACAACGGTGGCGCCCCGGTCGTCACCGAGGCCGACGCGGACGAGGCCATGTCCGCGCTGCTGGCCGTCGCGGCCGGGCAGGCGCTGCCGGAGGTCAAGGGCAGGGTCGCGCACGTGAACCTGGCCTGGACGCCGGATCTGATCGCCGATCACGCCGGGGTGACCGGCTCCGGCCTGCCCGCAACCTTGAGCACGCTCGGCCGCACCGCGCCCGACGTGCTGGTCGGCGCCTGCTGGCCCGCCGTGTTCGCGGTGCTCGGCGCCGCGCGCACCGCGAACGGTGAGAGCGTCATCGAGGGCATGCTCGACCTGGTTCACCTCGACCACCAGATCCACATCTCCGGCGAGCTGCCCGCGGAGACCAGCGTGCTGGCGGTGCGCGCGGAGGCGGGGGAGACCCTCGACACCGACCTCGGTCGCGTCGTCGAGGTCAGCGTGCGGATCACCGCCATGCTGGACAAGCCCGAGACCGGAATGTCCATGCCGGTGCTGGCCACGCTCACCGAGCGATTCGCGATCCGCGGACGCAACGGTGCGGGCGAACTCACCGATCCGCCGCGCGCGGCGGGCACGCTGTCCGAGGCGGCCACCGACACTCCGCGTAGGCGTCGCCGCGACATCACCATCGTGGCGCCTCGCACCATGCACGCTTTCGCCGCCGTTTCCGGTGACCACAACCCGATCCACACCAGCGATTCCGCCGCGAAGCTGGCCGGGCTCGGCAGCCCGATCGTGCACGGCATGTGGCTGTCGGCCGCCGCGCAGCACGCCGTGTCGGCGGTCGATCCGGCCAGCTCGATTCCCGCGCGGACGCTGACCGCGTGGACCACCCGTTTCCTCGGCATGGTCCGTCCCGGCGCGGAGATCGACGTGCGCGTTGAGCGCGTCGCGGTCGACGCGGGCAGCGAGATCGTCGAGGTCTCCTGCCGGACCGGCGGCGACCTGGTGATGACCGCGACCGGTCGCACCGCGGCGCCGAAGACCGTCTACGCCTTCCCCGGCCAGGGCATCCAGCGCAAGGGGATGGGGCTGGATGCCCGCGCCCGGTCGAAGGCCGCCAAGGAGATCTGGGAGCGCGCCGACAAGCACAGCCGTGCGGCGCTCGGCTTCTCGATCCTCGCCGTGGTGCGGGACAACCCGACCTACCTGAAGGCGCGCGGCGTCGAGCACCGGCACCCGGACGGCGTGCTGCACCTGACCCAGTTCACCCAGGTCGCGATGGCGACCCTCGGTGTCGCCCAGGTGGCGGAGCTGCGGGAGGCCGGCGCGTTCGTCGAGGGCGCGATCTTCGCGGGCCACTCGGTCGGCGAGTACAACGCGCTCGCGGCCGTCGCGGGTGTGCTTCCGCTGGAGGCGCTGCTGGAGGTCGTGTTCCAGCGTGGTTCGGCGATGCACGAGCTGGTGCCGCGGGATGCGCAGGGCCGCAGCGACTATCGGATGGCGGCGATCCGGCCCTCGCAGATCGGGCTGGCCGACCAGGACGTGGTCGAGTTCGTCACGGGCGTCGGCGAGCGGGTCGGCGAGTTCCTCGAGGTGGTCAACCTGAACCTGCGCGGCTCGCAGTACGCCATCGCGGGCACGGTGGCCGGGCTGGAGGCGCTGGAGCAGGAGATCGACCGGCGCCGTGCGGAATTCGGCGGCAAGCGGGCGTTCATCCTGGTACCCGGCATCGATGTGCCGTTCCACTCCACCGTGCTGCGCAAGGGCGTTCCGGAGTTCCGGCAGAAGCTCGAGCAGCTCCTGCCCGCGGACCTGCACCCCGAGATCCTGCTCGGCCGCTACATCCCGAACCTGGTGCCCAGGCCGTTCTCGCTGGAGCGCGCGTTCATCCAGGAGATCGCGGATCTGGTGCCGTCGGAGCCGCTGACCGCGCTGCTGGCCGACTTCGACAGCTGGGCGGCCCGCCCGGCCGACCTGTGCCGCGTCGTGCTGATCGAGCTGCTGGCCTGGCAGTTCGCCAGCCCGGTGCGCTGGATCGAGACCCAGGACCTGCTGTTCACCGATGCCGCGTACGGCGGCCTCGGCGTGGAGCGGTTCGTAGAGATCGGACTCGCCGCGACGCCGACGGTGGCCAACCTGGCCGGCCAGACGCTGAAGCTGCCCGCATTCGGCGGCGCGAAGGTCGAGGTGCTCAACATCGAGCGCGAAGCCGCGATCGTGTACGCGACCGACAACGACCCGGCGTCCATCGACGAGCCGATCGAGGAGCCGACGGCAGCAGCCCCGGCGCCCGCCGCCGCGGCCGCTCCGGTCGCCGCTCCCGCCCCGAGCTCGGCGGGTCCCCGTCCGGACGACATCGCCTTCACCGCCGCCGACGCCACCCGCGTGCTGATCGCGCTGTGGACGAAGTTGCGGCTGGACCAGATCGGTCCGGTGGACACCATCGAGGGCCTGTGCGACGGCGTGTCCTCCCGGCGTAACCAGCTGCTCGTCGACCTCGGCTCCGAGCTGTCGCTCGGCGCGATCGACGGCGCGGCCGACGCCGACATGGGCGCGCTCTCCGCGACCGTGGAGCGACTGGCCCGCACCTACCGTCCGTTCGGCACCGTCCTCGCCGATGCCATCGGTGACCATCTGCGCAAGGTGTTCGGCCCGTCCGGCAAGCGCCCGGCCGCCATCGCCGAGCGGGTGACGAAGGTCTGGGAACTCGGCGACGGGTGGGCCAGCCATGTGACCGCCGAAGTGTCGCTGGGCACCAGGGAAGGCACCAGCGTGCGCGGCGGCGACCTCGGCGGGCTGGTCTCCGGTTCGCTGAGTGACGCGGCCTCGGTCGACGGGGCCATCGACGCCGCCGTGCAGGCCGTCGCGGCCCGTCGCGGTGTCGCGGTGTCGCTGCCCTCCGCGGGCGGCGGTGGCGGCGCGACCGTCGACGCGGCCGCGCTCGGCGAGTTCACCGAGCAGATCACCGGCCGCGACGGCGTCCTGGCCACGGCCGCCCGCGTCGTGCTCGAGCAGCTCGGGCTTGCCGAGCGGATTTCTGCTCCGGATGCGAAGGACGACTCGCTGGTCGACCTGGTCGCGGCCGAATTGGGTTCGGATTGGCCGCGTTTGGTCGCGCCCGCGTTCGACGCGCGCAAGGCGGTGCTGCTGGACGACCGGTGGGCCACGGCGCGCGAGGATCTGGCCCGGCTCTGGCTCGCCGACGATGCCGGAAGCGCGAACGGTCCGGTCATCGGGTTCCTCGGTGCGGGCGAAGCCGTTGCCGCGCAGGCCGACTGGTGGCGGGAGCGCGCGATGCACGAGGCTCGTTCGGTGCTCGCGGGGCTGTACGAGCGGATCGCCGAAGCGGCGCGCAGCGCCGGTGAGCCCGGGCTCTGGTCCTCGGACGTCGCGGTGATCACCGGCGCGAGCAAGGGATCCATCGCCGCGGCGGTGACCGGCAAGCTGCTCAGCGGTGGCGCCACGGTGGTGGTCACCACGTCCACGCTGAACGACGAGCGTCTCGGCTTCTACCGCAAGCTGTACCGGGACAACGCCCGGCACGGCGCCGCCCTGTGGATCGTGCCCGCGAACATGGCCTCCTACCAGGACATCGACGCGCTGATCGACTGGGTCGGCACCGAGCAGGTCGACAACGCGGGCGGCGCGAAGATCAAGATCAAGGACGCGATGACGCCGACCCTGCTGCTGCCGTTCGCGGCGCCGCGGGTGGCCGGTGACCTCGCCGACGCGGGTGCACGCGCCGAACTGGAGATGCGGGTACTGCTCTGGTCGGTCGAACGGCTGATCGGTGGACTGTCCAAGCTGGGCGCCGACCACGACGTGGACGCGAAACTGCATGTGGTGCTGCCCGGTTCGCCCAACCGGGGCATGTTCGGCGGTGACGGCGCCTACGGCGAGTCGAAGGCCGCCCTGGATGCCGTGGTCGCCAAGTGGCGGGCCGAGAAGTCGTGGTCGGCCCGGGTCACCCTGGTGCACGCGCTGATCGGCTGGGTGCGCGGCACCGGCCTGATGGGCCACAACGACCCGATGGTCACCGCGGTCGAGAAGGCGGGCGTGCAGACCTGGTCCACCACCGAGATGGCGGACGAGCTGCTCAAATGGTGCACTTCGCGGGCCAGGCAGGTGACCGCGGCCGGTCCGCAGCAGATCGACCTGACCGGCGGATTGGCCAGGGCCAAGCTGGACCTGCCCGCGCTGGCCAAGCAGGCCGCCGAGCAGGCCGAGCCGGAGACCGCCGCCGATGCGGAGAAGACCATCGCCGCACTGCCCGCGCCGCCGACCATGTCCTCGGCGCTGCCGGTGCCCGAATGGGGCGAAGTGACCGCGGATCCGGCCGACATGGTGGTCATCGTCGGTGCGGGCGAGCTCGGCCCATACGGCTCGGCGCGCACCCGCTTCGAGATAGAGGTCTCCGACGCGCTCTCCGCGGCGGGCGTGCTGGAACTGGCCTGGACCACCGGCCTGGTCACCTGGGAGAACGACCCGAAGCCGGGGTGGTACGACACCGCCTCCGGCGACTACGTGCCGGAGCACGAGCTGGCCGAGCGCTACCACGACGCCGTGGTCGCCCGCTGTGGCGTGCGCCGCTACGAAGACGACGGCGCGATGACCGACAACTCGGCTCCGCTGATGACCTCGGTCTTCCTCGATCAGGACCTGTCGTTCACTGTGGGCGGCGAAGCCGAGGCCCGCGCCTTCCACGCCGCCGCCCCGGAGCACACGGTGATCACGCCGGTCCCCGATTCCGGCGACTGGACGGTGACGCGCAAGGCCGGTACCGAGATCCGCGTGCCACGCCGGGCCAAGCTGTCGCGCACCGTCGGCGGCCAGATCCCGACCGGCTGGGACCCGACCATCTGGGGCATCTCTGCCGATATGGCCGCCTCGGTGGACCGGGTGGCGCTGTGGAACGTCGTGTGCACGGTGGACGCGTTCATCAGCTCCGGATTCAGCCCCGCCGAGCTGATGAGCTGGGTGCACCCCTCGCTGGTGGCCAACACGCAGGGCACCGGCATGGGCGGCATGACCTCGATGCGCTCGCTCTACGTCGACAACCTGCTGGGTGAGCCGCGTCCGAACGACATACTGCAGGAGGCGCTGCCGAACGTCGCTCTGGCGCACGTGGTGCAGTCCTACGTCGGAAGCTACGGCGCGATGGTGCATCCGGTGGCGGCCTGCGCCACCGCGGCGGTGTCGGTCGAGGAGGGCGTGGACAAGATCCGGCTCGGCAAGGCGGAGCTGGTGGTCGCGGGCGGCTACGACGACCTCGGCATCGAGGGCATCGTCGGCTTCGGTGACATGTCGGCCACCGCGGACTCGGCGGCCATGAGCGCCAAGGGCATCAGCGACCGGTATTTCTCCCGCGCCAACGACCGCCGCCGCGGCGGGTTCGTGGAATCGCAGGGTGGCGGCACCGTGCTGCTGGCCCGTGGGGATATCGCCCTGGAGCTCGGCTTGCCGGTGCTCGGAGTGGTGGCGTACGCCCAGTCGTTCGCCGACGGCGTGCACACCTCGATCCCGGCGCCCGGACTCGGCGCCCTCGGCGCGGGCCGAGGGGGTCGCGAGTCGCGGTTCGTCGCGGAGCTGCGCAAGCTCGGCGTGCGACCCGACGACATCGCGGTGATCTCCAAGCACGACACCTCGACCGCGGCCAACGACCCGAACGAGTCCGAGCTGCACGAACGCCTGGCCGCCGCGATCGGGCGGACGGACGGCGCCCCGCTGTTCGTCGTCTCGCAGAAGAGCCTGACCGGCCACGCCAAGGGTGGTGCGGCCGCGTTCCAGCTGATCGGCCTGTGCCAAGTGCTGGAAAGCGGTGCGATACCGCCGAATCGGAGCCTGGACTGCGTCGACGACAAGATGCGGGAGTACCCCCACCTGGTGTGGGTGCGCGAGCCGCTGCACTTCGGCGACCGGTTGCCGCTCAAGGCGGGCCTGGTGACCTCGCTCGGCTTCGGGCACGTGTCCGGGCTGCTCGCGGTGGTGCACCCGCAGGCGTTCATCCAGGCCATCGAGCCGGGCAAGCGCGAGGAGTACCGGCGCAAGGCGCAGGAGCGGCAGCTGTCCGGTCGGCAGCGGTTCGTCGAGGCGATGTGTGGCGGCGCGCCGCTGTACGAGCGTCCCGCGGATCGCCGCCTCGGCGGGGAGGGCACGCCCACCAAGCGGATCCGGCAGCTCGAGGCGGACGTGCTGCTCTCGCCGGACGCGCGTTTGGCCGAGGACGGGGCGTACCGGGCGAACGGGCTCGGATGCGCGTAG
- a CDS encoding DUF2637 domain-containing protein: MRTSHAHVFFWTVLAAAAAVSITGNATQALLHDTALPVVAAAVAIIPPLALLAAVHGVSLLSRAHTATRATRWTATAMTVLIATGAFWLSFTALRALAITAGVPPGEAWVWPLIIEGSMAQSTVALLALAHSAHPDSTSGRAHHVTARPLQPTHTDTTADTEPTPTAPAETVDATGVHTPPHTSPPSHSDFIDLATRLCARDPARRRDPDLVTKALVHHHRDGWNPTRIARHLNKSRSTISRILSDAATFTTDRADHNDHHQQHRNERASDEHNRLASMR, encoded by the coding sequence GTGCGTACATCGCATGCGCACGTGTTCTTCTGGACGGTGCTGGCTGCCGCAGCCGCGGTCAGCATCACCGGCAACGCCACCCAAGCCCTGCTGCACGACACCGCCCTCCCGGTTGTCGCCGCGGCGGTCGCCATCATCCCGCCTCTGGCACTGTTGGCGGCCGTGCACGGGGTCTCGCTGCTGTCCCGTGCGCACACCGCCACCCGCGCCACCCGATGGACCGCGACCGCGATGACCGTCCTTATCGCCACCGGCGCGTTCTGGTTGTCCTTCACCGCCCTCCGGGCTTTGGCGATCACCGCTGGTGTCCCACCCGGTGAGGCGTGGGTGTGGCCGCTCATCATCGAAGGATCCATGGCCCAATCCACCGTCGCGCTCCTCGCGCTGGCCCATTCCGCACACCCCGACAGCACATCCGGGCGTGCCCACCACGTCACCGCACGCCCGCTCCAACCGACGCACACCGACACAACGGCCGACACCGAGCCCACACCAACTGCGCCCGCAGAGACCGTCGACGCTACTGGCGTGCACACGCCACCGCACACCTCACCACCGAGCCATTCCGACTTCATCGACCTCGCGACGCGTCTGTGCGCACGCGATCCGGCGCGCCGCCGCGATCCCGACCTCGTCACCAAAGCACTGGTCCACCACCACCGCGACGGCTGGAACCCGACACGAATCGCACGTCACCTCAACAAGAGCCGATCCACGATCAGCCGAATACTCAGCGACGCCGCAACCTTCACCACCGACCGGGCTGACCACAACGACCACCATCAACAACATCGAAACGAGCGAGCATCGGACGAACACAACCGGCTCGCTTCGATGCGCTGA